In Sinorhizobium sojae CCBAU 05684, a single window of DNA contains:
- a CDS encoding LacI family DNA-binding transcriptional regulator: MHNFRKPPTMADVARRTGVSPMTVSRAFKRDASVSQETREAILRAAEELGYVFDSTASNLRSQRTDFVAVTIPSINNANFADTVRTLSDGVSERGLQILLGYTNYDVQEEERLIEQLLRRKPEAIVVTGGKHTPRTRKLLSNAGIPVIETWDLPEEPIGHVVGFSNAQAVREMVDHFVAVGYRNIAFIGGDASRDTRGADRRAGFIAAMKDHGLEAARLIAAGPPPISMREGADAMGQLLERFPDTDAVICVSDLSAFGALTECQRRGIAVPEKIAIGGFGDYEIGAICVPSLTTINAFAGEIGAKTAELILDVLDGKLAEAGRVTIRPDLILRQTSL; this comes from the coding sequence ATGCACAATTTCCGCAAACCCCCGACGATGGCGGATGTCGCGCGCCGGACCGGCGTTTCGCCGATGACCGTTTCCCGCGCTTTCAAGCGTGACGCCTCCGTCAGTCAGGAGACCCGTGAGGCGATTCTGCGCGCTGCAGAGGAACTCGGCTATGTCTTCGACAGCACCGCGTCCAATCTGCGCTCGCAACGAACCGATTTCGTCGCGGTGACGATCCCGTCGATCAACAATGCCAATTTCGCCGACACGGTCCGGACGCTCTCCGATGGCGTATCCGAGCGTGGCCTGCAAATCCTGCTCGGCTATACCAATTACGATGTCCAGGAGGAGGAGCGGCTCATCGAGCAGCTCTTGCGGCGCAAGCCCGAAGCGATCGTCGTCACGGGCGGAAAACACACGCCGCGCACGCGCAAGCTCCTGTCGAATGCCGGAATTCCGGTGATCGAGACCTGGGACCTGCCGGAAGAACCGATCGGCCACGTCGTCGGCTTTTCCAATGCTCAAGCCGTGCGCGAGATGGTCGACCACTTCGTCGCCGTCGGTTACCGCAACATTGCCTTCATCGGCGGCGACGCCTCTCGGGACACACGCGGCGCCGACCGACGGGCGGGCTTCATCGCGGCGATGAAAGACCATGGCCTGGAGGCCGCCCGCCTCATAGCCGCCGGGCCGCCGCCGATCTCGATGCGGGAGGGCGCCGACGCGATGGGTCAGCTCCTCGAGCGCTTTCCCGATACGGATGCGGTGATCTGCGTTTCCGATCTTTCGGCCTTCGGGGCGCTCACCGAATGCCAGCGGCGCGGAATTGCCGTGCCGGAAAAAATCGCCATCGGTGGATTTGGCGACTATGAGATCGGTGCCATCTGCGTACCAAGTCTGACGACGATCAATGCCTTCGCGGGCGAGATCGGAGCAAAAACGGCAGAACTGATCCTCGATGTGCTCGACGGCAAGCTGGCCGAAGCGGGCCGGGTGACCATCCGCCCCGATCTGATCCTCCGGCAGACCAGCCTCTGA
- a CDS encoding TRAP transporter substrate-binding protein translates to MNILMKTMGLAAALTLSAVPALAETVLKLAHAAPETDLQQTMSIYFKEQVEARSGGSITVNIFPHGQLGNDAQMIDGARSGIIDVAISGLNNFTGLIPEAGAFELPFMFPSRDVAYKVLDGEIGQGVAAKFDPVGLKLLGFPENGYRNITNNRGPVRTPEDLNGLQMRVNNSKALNDMFALVGANPQQLPVAELYTALETGVVDAQDHPIGIVVSFKFNEVQKYLSLTQHAYSALAMVMNSDKLKDLSDAEQKIITEVAAEAVAKQRDLSLAKEEEMIAQLESEGMSVNRDVDAAAFQAAVKPVWEGFIDENGDSLVNAIVAASK, encoded by the coding sequence ATGAACATACTGATGAAAACAATGGGGCTTGCGGCGGCTCTGACGCTATCGGCCGTGCCCGCCTTGGCGGAAACCGTGCTGAAGCTTGCCCATGCGGCGCCGGAGACAGACCTTCAGCAGACCATGTCGATCTATTTCAAAGAGCAGGTCGAGGCCCGCTCGGGCGGCTCCATCACGGTGAACATCTTCCCCCATGGCCAGCTCGGAAACGACGCCCAGATGATCGACGGCGCCCGCTCCGGCATTATCGACGTCGCGATCTCGGGACTTAACAACTTCACCGGCCTCATCCCCGAAGCCGGCGCTTTCGAGCTGCCCTTCATGTTTCCCTCCCGTGATGTCGCCTACAAGGTCCTCGACGGCGAAATCGGACAGGGAGTTGCCGCCAAGTTCGATCCCGTCGGCCTTAAACTGCTCGGGTTTCCCGAGAACGGCTACCGCAACATCACCAACAATCGCGGGCCAGTTCGCACGCCGGAAGATCTCAACGGCCTGCAGATGCGGGTGAATAACTCCAAGGCACTCAATGACATGTTCGCGCTTGTTGGAGCAAACCCGCAGCAGCTTCCCGTAGCGGAACTCTATACCGCGCTCGAGACCGGCGTCGTCGACGCCCAGGACCATCCGATCGGCATTGTCGTCTCGTTCAAGTTCAACGAGGTGCAGAAGTACCTGTCGCTCACCCAGCACGCCTATTCGGCGCTCGCCATGGTGATGAACAGCGACAAGCTCAAGGACCTGAGCGATGCGGAGCAGAAGATCATCACGGAGGTCGCGGCCGAGGCCGTCGCCAAGCAGCGCGATTTGAGCCTCGCCAAGGAGGAGGAGATGATTGCACAACTGGAATCCGAAGGCATGAGCGTCAACCGCGATGTCGACGCCGCCGCCTTCCAGGCTGCCGTCAAGCCGGTCTGGGAAGGCTTCATCGACGAGAACGGCGACAGCCTCGTCAACGCGATCGTCGCCGCCTCGAAGTGA
- a CDS encoding TRAP transporter large permease subunit, whose translation MTLALFLSVLIISILAGLPVAFALLLAAMVLMLHLDLFSADVLAQSLINGVDSFPLLAVPFFLVAGEVMSQGGLSTRIVKLAMTLVGHRQGGLGYVAIVTSVLLAGLSGSAVADAAALVSILYPMMQKSGYPGARSLGLLAAGGIIAPVIPPSLPLIIIGVAGNISIAKLFLGGIAPGLMMGAALMLVWSMMMRNETVETTPRASASERLQALREGIWALLLPIIIIGGIRFGIFTPTEAAVVAAVYAIVVSALIYRELSLRSFFDILVSSARSTAMVMFLVGAAMVAAWLITVAQLPQQLAELLGPLVDHPRLLMAVIMIIVLFVGMVMDLSPTILILVPLFMPIVKLAGIDPVYFGLMFVINTSIGLITPPVGTVLNVVCGVGKKPMSAVVSGTIPFIIAYLVLLALFIAFPALITVPMRFFAG comes from the coding sequence ATGACGCTGGCACTGTTCCTTTCCGTTCTCATCATCAGCATACTTGCCGGTCTGCCGGTCGCCTTCGCGCTGTTACTGGCGGCGATGGTGCTGATGCTGCACCTCGATCTCTTCAGCGCCGATGTTTTGGCGCAGTCGCTGATCAACGGCGTCGACAGTTTTCCGCTGCTCGCCGTACCGTTCTTCCTCGTCGCCGGTGAAGTGATGTCGCAAGGCGGCCTCTCGACCCGGATCGTGAAACTGGCGATGACGCTTGTCGGCCATCGGCAAGGGGGGCTCGGCTATGTGGCGATCGTCACCTCCGTCCTGCTCGCGGGCCTCTCCGGCTCAGCGGTCGCGGACGCAGCCGCGCTCGTTTCCATCCTCTATCCGATGATGCAGAAATCCGGCTATCCGGGCGCACGTTCGCTGGGACTTCTCGCCGCCGGCGGGATTATCGCGCCGGTCATTCCGCCTTCTTTGCCGCTGATCATCATCGGTGTCGCGGGCAATATCTCGATCGCAAAGCTCTTCCTCGGCGGCATCGCGCCGGGGCTGATGATGGGCGCAGCCCTGATGCTGGTCTGGTCCATGATGATGCGGAACGAGACGGTGGAGACCACGCCTAGGGCAAGCGCAAGCGAGCGGCTTCAGGCGCTGCGCGAAGGGATCTGGGCGCTCCTGCTTCCGATCATCATCATCGGCGGCATCCGCTTCGGCATCTTCACCCCGACCGAGGCGGCCGTGGTCGCGGCCGTCTACGCGATCGTCGTATCCGCGCTCATCTATCGCGAACTCAGCCTGCGCAGCTTCTTCGACATCCTCGTCAGCAGCGCACGTTCGACGGCGATGGTAATGTTTCTCGTCGGCGCGGCGATGGTCGCGGCCTGGCTGATCACGGTGGCACAACTGCCGCAGCAACTGGCGGAACTGCTCGGGCCGCTCGTAGACCATCCGCGCCTGCTCATGGCGGTGATCATGATCATCGTGCTCTTCGTCGGCATGGTCATGGATCTGAGCCCGACGATCCTGATCCTGGTGCCGCTCTTCATGCCGATCGTCAAGCTCGCCGGTATCGACCCGGTCTATTTCGGGCTGATGTTCGTCATCAACACATCGATCGGCCTGATCACACCGCCGGTCGGTACCGTGCTGAACGTCGTCTGCGGCGTGGGGAAAAAGCCGATGAGCGCCGTCGTGAGCGGAACCATACCCTTCATCATCGCCTATCTCGTGCTTCTGGCACTGTTCATCGCCTTCCCGGCCTTGATCACCGTGCCCATGCGTTTCTTTGCAGGCTAA
- a CDS encoding TRAP transporter small permease, producing the protein MGRLVSILWAWIDAIMATLLAAMIALVFANVVLRYGFSSGIRSSVELSRLGFVWVVMFGAAVALRRGEHLAVTEFSAAFFPRAVPVLQRLCWLVILVAVVMLLWGAARQTLANWHNISPLTGLPTGLMYLPGAIAGALMAAIAIARLIHPVETKTNTIGEGR; encoded by the coding sequence ATGGGACGACTCGTGTCGATCCTATGGGCGTGGATCGATGCCATCATGGCGACGCTGCTTGCCGCCATGATCGCCCTGGTCTTTGCCAATGTCGTACTGAGATATGGATTTTCGTCAGGAATTCGCAGTTCCGTCGAGTTGTCTCGGCTCGGGTTCGTCTGGGTGGTGATGTTCGGCGCAGCCGTGGCGCTGCGGCGTGGCGAACACCTGGCGGTAACGGAATTTTCAGCAGCCTTCTTCCCGCGCGCCGTGCCGGTGCTGCAGCGGCTTTGCTGGTTGGTGATCCTCGTTGCGGTCGTGATGCTTCTCTGGGGTGCCGCGCGCCAGACGCTCGCCAACTGGCATAACATTTCGCCGCTCACCGGACTGCCGACGGGATTGATGTATCTGCCCGGCGCTATAGCGGGTGCGCTTATGGCCGCCATCGCGATCGCGCGTCTGATCCATCCGGTTGAAACAAAGACGAACACGATTGGAGAGGGGCGATGA
- a CDS encoding LacI family DNA-binding transcriptional regulator has protein sequence MEEKSRRLVTLRDVALRAGVSTMTASKVMRGAGSISEKTRQKVRQAADELSYLPNSLAGSLSSRKSRMVAVIIPSIADVVFSEVLSGVNSVLRPRGFQTFIGESLFDPEIETDLLREMLSFRPAGLLLNGGMTRSPDAESLLARRNCPAIRLWDSDHAAHDFSAGLSHEEAGRLVAGHFLERNLQRIAYVGAELGRDLCARRRCLALHSALRARGIDLVRVTCDSMPRQAETGRVLTEKLMETHPQTEAIHFLNDAMALGGLSYLHEAGIHVPERVSVVGFNGTSIANAVRTRLTTIDVPRMEIGSVAARALLQMLAGEHVEGQWQAPLRMVQGNTTSAARRELSDAK, from the coding sequence GTGGAGGAGAAAAGTCGAAGACTCGTGACGCTGCGCGACGTGGCTCTACGAGCGGGCGTCAGCACGATGACCGCGTCCAAGGTGATGCGCGGCGCCGGGAGCATTTCGGAAAAGACGCGACAAAAGGTCCGGCAGGCCGCCGACGAGCTCAGCTATTTGCCCAACAGCCTTGCCGGCTCACTCAGCTCCCGCAAGAGCCGCATGGTCGCAGTCATCATTCCCTCGATCGCCGATGTCGTCTTTTCCGAGGTGCTGAGCGGGGTGAATTCCGTCTTGCGGCCTCGCGGCTTTCAAACCTTTATCGGGGAGTCGCTTTTTGATCCGGAGATCGAGACGGATCTTCTGCGGGAAATGCTTTCGTTTCGCCCGGCCGGCCTTCTCCTCAATGGCGGCATGACGCGCAGCCCGGATGCGGAAAGCCTCCTTGCACGGCGGAACTGCCCCGCAATCCGCCTGTGGGACAGCGACCATGCGGCACACGACTTCAGTGCCGGGCTCTCTCACGAGGAGGCGGGGAGGCTGGTTGCAGGGCATTTTCTAGAACGGAACCTGCAGCGCATCGCCTATGTTGGTGCGGAGCTTGGCCGTGACCTGTGCGCACGCCGTCGTTGCCTGGCGCTTCACTCAGCCCTTCGCGCCAGAGGAATCGATCTAGTCCGTGTGACCTGCGATTCCATGCCTCGGCAGGCCGAGACGGGCCGCGTCCTGACCGAAAAGCTGATGGAAACGCATCCGCAGACTGAGGCCATCCATTTCCTGAACGATGCCATGGCGCTCGGCGGCCTGTCCTATCTGCACGAGGCAGGCATTCACGTACCGGAAAGAGTATCCGTGGTCGGGTTCAACGGGACATCGATTGCAAATGCGGTGCGCACTCGGCTTACGACCATCGACGTGCCGCGAATGGAAATCGGGTCGGTGGCCGCCCGGGCGCTTTTGCAGATGCTGGCAGGCGAGCACGTGGAAGGGCAATGGCAGGCGCCCCTGCGCATGGTCCAGGGCAACACGACCTCTGCAGCACGGCGCGAGTTATCAGACGCGAAATGA
- a CDS encoding ABC transporter substrate-binding protein yields MNRRTFITGTVAAMALLVANIALADPMADAKGLVEKYAGKVSAWDGPTSGPKAQEGKTIVVLAGDLKNGGILGVTTGVEEAAAAIGWQVKVLDGAGSIGGRTAAFGQAMALKPDGIIINGFDAVEQAPALEQAKAAGIPLVAWHAGPVIGPDEKNGLYANISTDAMEVSKAAANWAYVDAQGKPGVVIFTDSTYAIAIAKADKMKAEIEALGGTVLEYVDTPIAETSQRMPQLTTSLLQKYGDQWTHSLAINDLYFDFMGPSLAAAGKSGTDAPINVAAGDGSESAYQRIRAGQFQKVTVAEPLNLQGWQLVDELNRALAGEKWSGYLSPLHVVTGDNVEFDGGPKNTFDPDNGYRDEYKKIWGKM; encoded by the coding sequence ATGAATCGCAGGACTTTCATAACGGGAACGGTCGCGGCAATGGCCTTGCTGGTGGCCAATATTGCCCTCGCCGATCCGATGGCCGACGCCAAGGGGCTGGTCGAAAAATATGCGGGCAAGGTCAGTGCCTGGGATGGGCCGACATCGGGCCCGAAAGCCCAGGAGGGTAAGACCATCGTGGTGCTTGCCGGCGACCTGAAGAACGGCGGCATTCTCGGCGTCACCACAGGCGTGGAAGAAGCGGCGGCCGCCATTGGTTGGCAGGTCAAGGTGCTCGACGGCGCCGGCTCGATCGGCGGCCGCACCGCGGCCTTCGGCCAGGCCATGGCCCTGAAGCCGGACGGCATCATCATCAACGGCTTCGACGCCGTCGAACAGGCTCCGGCGCTCGAACAGGCGAAAGCCGCCGGCATTCCGCTCGTCGCATGGCATGCGGGCCCGGTGATCGGGCCGGATGAGAAGAACGGCCTCTACGCCAATATCAGCACCGATGCGATGGAGGTGTCGAAGGCGGCGGCGAATTGGGCCTATGTCGATGCGCAGGGCAAACCGGGCGTCGTCATCTTCACGGATTCGACCTATGCGATCGCAATCGCCAAGGCCGACAAGATGAAAGCGGAGATCGAGGCGCTTGGCGGCACGGTACTCGAATATGTCGATACTCCGATTGCGGAAACATCGCAGCGCATGCCGCAACTGACGACCTCGCTCCTGCAGAAATACGGCGACCAGTGGACGCACTCGCTGGCGATCAACGATCTCTATTTCGACTTCATGGGCCCGTCCCTGGCGGCTGCCGGCAAGAGCGGCACGGATGCGCCGATCAATGTCGCCGCCGGCGACGGCTCCGAGTCCGCCTATCAGCGCATTCGCGCCGGTCAATTCCAGAAGGTGACCGTTGCCGAGCCGTTGAACCTGCAGGGCTGGCAGCTTGTCGACGAATTGAACCGCGCCCTCGCCGGAGAGAAATGGTCCGGCTATCTCTCACCGCTGCACGTGGTGACGGGCGACAATGTCGAATTCGACGGCGGGCCGAAAAACACATTCGATCCGGATAACGGCTACCGCGACGAATACAAGAAGATCTGGGGCAAGATGTGA
- a CDS encoding ABC transporter permease, which translates to MQSIESTALEPTRGELAGLSLLQKLLRFLPAYGLVVLTLFLIILFSILLPQTFPTVLNLRSIISDKAIIAMLSLAAMVPMAAGRIDLTVGYGIVLWHILAISLQTMVGVPWPVAVAIVLALGALSGFLNGLLVEVARIDSFIATLGTGTILYALALWHTGGRQVVGVLPDGFYALNGTMVLGLPITGLYVLLLAVALWLVLEYLPIGRYVYAIGANPKAAALNGIPVRRFVIGAFVSSGTLTALAGILLASKLRIGQASVGLEYLLPALVGAFLGSTTIKPGRVNVWGTMIGVIILAVGISGIQQFGGSFFVEPLFNGVTLLVAIGIAGYAQRKRGTVARGPVPAAANE; encoded by the coding sequence ATGCAGTCGATCGAATCCACCGCGCTTGAACCGACCCGAGGCGAACTGGCGGGACTGAGCCTGCTGCAGAAGCTTCTGCGCTTTCTGCCGGCCTATGGGCTCGTAGTCCTTACGCTCTTCCTGATCATCCTCTTCTCAATCCTGTTGCCGCAGACCTTTCCGACCGTGCTCAATCTGCGCTCGATCATCTCCGACAAGGCGATCATCGCCATGCTGTCGCTCGCGGCCATGGTCCCGATGGCTGCCGGACGCATCGACCTGACCGTCGGCTACGGCATCGTGCTTTGGCATATCCTAGCGATCAGCCTGCAGACGATGGTCGGCGTGCCCTGGCCGGTGGCCGTGGCGATCGTGCTGGCTCTCGGTGCGCTTTCCGGCTTCTTGAATGGACTGCTCGTCGAAGTGGCCCGGATCGACTCCTTCATTGCCACGCTTGGCACAGGTACGATCCTTTACGCACTGGCGCTCTGGCACACCGGCGGGCGGCAAGTCGTCGGCGTGCTGCCGGACGGCTTCTATGCGCTGAACGGAACCATGGTCCTCGGCCTGCCGATCACCGGTCTTTATGTGCTGCTCCTCGCAGTCGCGCTTTGGCTGGTGCTCGAATATCTGCCGATCGGCCGCTACGTCTATGCAATCGGCGCCAATCCGAAGGCCGCGGCACTCAACGGCATTCCGGTTCGCCGCTTCGTCATCGGCGCCTTCGTTTCCTCGGGAACTTTGACGGCACTTGCCGGCATTCTGCTCGCCTCGAAGCTCCGGATCGGTCAGGCGAGTGTCGGGCTCGAGTACCTGCTACCGGCCCTGGTCGGCGCCTTCCTCGGCTCGACCACCATCAAGCCGGGCCGTGTCAATGTCTGGGGCACGATGATCGGCGTGATCATCCTGGCCGTCGGTATTTCCGGCATCCAGCAATTTGGCGGCTCCTTCTTCGTAGAGCCGCTCTTCAACGGGGTGACGCTGCTCGTCGCCATCGGCATTGCCGGTTACGCGCAGCGCAAGCGCGGAACGGTCGCGCGAGGGCCGGTGCCGGCCGCCGCAAACGAGTGA
- a CDS encoding sugar ABC transporter ATP-binding protein, with product MVDDKLLEFRSITKTFGGTRALSEVSLDLGAGEILALLGENGAGKSTLIKTLAGIYRPDGGEIRFRGEPYVNQPPKPNRRQPVAFIHQDLGLIEWMTVAENVGLAQGFSMNSRLINWRQTEERAREALRLVGCDFDPSTRVHDLTRTEKSLVAIARALAVEADVLVLDEPTASLPADEVERLFEAIRPLKQRGVAMIYVSHRLDEIFRIADRVAVLRDGRLVGQKPVRDTTPDELIEMIVGRKADQLFAKADCTPGEAVVSIRHLACGGAGPVSFDVFEGELLGLVGLRGAGQELVGRALFGCEPFSGTVTIGGQQPDLSSPVAAMRAGVGLIARDRTEESVAMSLSLRENTFLNPQASGRKLLSFLSPSREAEMTYAIGERVGLKPNDQSLPIEALSGGNQQKVVVGRWLATGRRLLIAEDPTAGVDVGAKAEIYRLIARALEAGLAVIVVSTDFEEIAHICHRALVFSRGRILRELRGADLTTSAVIAAASASEAA from the coding sequence ATGGTTGATGACAAGCTTCTGGAGTTTCGCTCCATCACCAAGACGTTCGGCGGCACGCGGGCTCTGTCCGAGGTGTCGCTTGATCTTGGAGCCGGCGAAATCCTTGCCCTGCTCGGCGAAAATGGCGCTGGCAAATCGACGCTGATCAAGACGCTCGCCGGCATCTACCGGCCCGACGGCGGAGAGATCCGCTTTCGCGGCGAACCCTATGTCAATCAGCCGCCGAAGCCCAACCGGCGTCAGCCGGTGGCATTCATTCACCAGGATCTCGGTCTGATCGAGTGGATGACGGTTGCCGAGAATGTCGGCCTGGCGCAGGGCTTCTCGATGAATTCGCGCCTGATCAACTGGCGCCAGACGGAGGAACGGGCGCGCGAGGCCCTGCGCCTCGTCGGCTGCGATTTCGACCCCTCCACCCGCGTGCACGACCTGACGCGTACGGAGAAATCCCTGGTGGCGATTGCGCGAGCCTTGGCCGTCGAGGCGGATGTCCTGGTGCTGGACGAACCGACGGCAAGCCTTCCGGCCGACGAGGTGGAGCGGCTGTTCGAAGCCATCCGGCCGCTGAAGCAGAGAGGCGTAGCGATGATCTATGTCTCACATCGTCTCGATGAGATCTTCAGAATCGCCGACCGCGTCGCTGTCCTGCGCGACGGCCGCCTCGTTGGCCAGAAGCCGGTCCGTGATACGACGCCGGACGAACTCATCGAAATGATCGTCGGACGCAAGGCGGACCAGCTTTTCGCGAAGGCGGATTGCACGCCGGGCGAGGCGGTCGTCAGCATCCGCCACCTAGCATGCGGGGGCGCCGGGCCCGTCTCCTTCGACGTGTTCGAGGGCGAATTGCTCGGCCTCGTCGGCCTGCGCGGCGCCGGTCAGGAACTCGTCGGCCGCGCCCTGTTCGGCTGCGAACCTTTTTCCGGTACCGTCACGATTGGCGGACAGCAGCCAGACCTTTCGAGCCCGGTCGCGGCGATGCGCGCCGGTGTCGGGCTGATCGCCCGCGACCGCACCGAAGAATCGGTCGCCATGTCGCTGTCGCTGCGGGAGAATACTTTTCTCAATCCGCAGGCGTCCGGCCGCAAGCTTCTTTCCTTCCTCTCCCCCTCCCGAGAAGCCGAGATGACCTACGCCATCGGTGAGCGCGTCGGACTGAAGCCGAACGACCAAAGCCTGCCTATCGAGGCGTTGTCCGGCGGCAACCAGCAGAAGGTCGTGGTGGGGAGATGGCTTGCGACCGGCCGACGGCTGCTCATTGCAGAGGATCCAACCGCCGGCGTCGACGTCGGCGCAAAGGCGGAGATCTACCGGCTGATCGCGCGCGCGCTCGAAGCCGGCCTCGCCGTTATCGTCGTATCGACGGATTTCGAAGAAATCGCCCATATCTGCCATCGCGCCCTCGTCTTCTCACGCGGACGCATCCTGCGCGAATTGCGGGGCGCCGACCTGACGACCTCGGCGGTTATCGCCGCCGCTTCGGCCTCCGAGGCCGCTTAA
- a CDS encoding Crp/Fnr family transcriptional regulator, producing MTFASHAFPRVKEAPVFRVGLDDCDKAHLGSLGFVLRRYPSHAVIARQGDEQDRIFVIRSGWGCIFTELMDGERQILDFPLKGEFVASRAFDGEAPESFIAQTELMVFEAPAKALLAGLARSPNLAAVLLGAIARQRAILVQHLTNLGRRSALMRTAHLLLELGTRLEKANSARQLGFECPLTQYDLADALGLTAIHVNRMLRELRERGYLEFRHGSVHFVNREGLERFAGFDPGYLRLPGES from the coding sequence ATGACATTTGCGTCTCACGCATTTCCCAGGGTGAAGGAGGCCCCGGTCTTCCGAGTAGGACTCGACGATTGCGACAAGGCCCATCTGGGCTCTCTCGGTTTCGTTCTGAGACGCTATCCGTCGCATGCCGTCATCGCCCGCCAGGGGGACGAGCAGGATCGCATCTTCGTCATCCGTTCCGGTTGGGGCTGCATCTTCACCGAGCTGATGGATGGGGAGCGACAGATCCTGGATTTTCCGCTGAAGGGAGAGTTCGTAGCCTCTCGGGCCTTCGACGGCGAGGCCCCGGAATCATTCATAGCGCAAACCGAACTCATGGTGTTCGAGGCGCCCGCCAAGGCGTTGCTTGCGGGTCTCGCTCGCTCCCCGAATCTCGCTGCCGTCCTGCTTGGAGCAATCGCCCGTCAAAGGGCGATTCTGGTCCAGCACTTGACCAATCTTGGCCGGAGAAGCGCATTGATGCGGACGGCTCACCTGCTCCTCGAGTTGGGGACACGCCTTGAAAAGGCGAATTCTGCAAGGCAGCTTGGGTTCGAATGCCCTCTGACACAATACGACCTCGCCGATGCGCTCGGGCTGACCGCGATCCACGTCAACCGGATGCTGCGCGAACTGAGGGAGCGGGGCTATTTGGAATTTCGCCACGGTTCCGTTCATTTCGTGAACAGAGAGGGCCTCGAGCGCTTCGCAGGTTTCGATCCGGGGTATCTCCGGCTGCCTGGCGAATCCTGA
- a CDS encoding response regulator transcription factor encodes MHSAARFYENSALHTLNASAPGDAADETCDRPGTDAALLLLDHRTLDRECLAQCLVSYGVGLEVLAFGSTEEWRRDEDVHPPIAAVLVNIGGRKVTDPNIAGEIAGLVMEFRPTPVVVLADTDELSQILKALECGAKGYIPTTIGFDVCVEAVKLAHAGGIFVPASSVLATHKVIDSGGTAQRPMAGMFTQRQEEVIRELRRGKANKIIAYELNLRESTVKVHIRNIMKKLKATNRTEVAYKLSEMFPVENGARD; translated from the coding sequence ATGCATTCAGCGGCCCGATTTTACGAGAATTCCGCGCTTCACACCTTAAATGCTTCCGCGCCCGGCGATGCCGCCGATGAAACATGCGACAGGCCGGGAACGGATGCGGCGCTGCTGCTCCTGGACCACCGCACGCTCGATAGGGAATGCCTGGCCCAATGCCTCGTGTCATACGGCGTGGGCCTGGAGGTCCTGGCCTTCGGATCGACCGAAGAATGGCGGCGAGACGAGGATGTTCATCCGCCCATCGCCGCGGTCCTCGTGAACATAGGCGGCAGAAAGGTCACCGATCCAAATATCGCCGGCGAAATTGCCGGCCTGGTGATGGAATTTCGACCGACACCTGTCGTGGTCCTCGCCGACACCGACGAATTGTCTCAGATTCTCAAAGCACTGGAATGCGGAGCGAAGGGCTATATTCCAACCACGATCGGTTTCGACGTCTGCGTGGAAGCGGTCAAGCTGGCGCACGCCGGTGGGATCTTCGTGCCCGCGAGCAGCGTACTTGCCACCCACAAAGTCATTGATTCAGGCGGAACAGCACAACGACCCATGGCTGGGATGTTCACACAACGCCAGGAAGAGGTCATTCGGGAGCTCAGACGCGGCAAAGCCAACAAGATCATCGCCTATGAGCTGAACCTTCGCGAGAGCACAGTCAAGGTCCACATTCGGAATATCATGAAGAAGCTCAAGGCAACCAACCGGACCGAGGTGGCTTACAAGCTCAGCGAGATGTTCCCCGTCGAGAACGGGGCTCGAGATTAA